The Anaerolineales bacterium region CCGTCGAATTGGGACCCGGCTTACTGCAATCTATCTACGACGGCGTCCAGCGACCGCTTCCGTTGATCGAACAAGCCGTAGGTTCGTTCATCAACCGCGGCGCGCGTTTCGATTCGATCAGCCGTGAGAAAAAATGGATGTTCACTCCGAAGGTCAACGTCGGCGACGAAGTCAAAGGCGGATCGGTACTCGGCGTAGTGAAAGAGACCGACACCTTTGAACACCGTGTGATGGTTCACCCCGATGACGCCGGCACGATCACATGGGTCGCTTCGGCAGGCGAATACACGATTAACGACACGATCGCCAAGTTGAAAACCGGCAAAGAAGAAAAAGATGTCACCATGATGCAGCGCTGGCCTGTTCGCCGGGCGCGCCCGTTCGTTCAGCGGCGCGGCGCCAACGTCCCGCTCATTACCGGTCAGCGTATTTTGGATACGTTCTTCCCGGTCGCGAAGGGCGGCGCGGCGGGCATCCCCGGTCCGTTCGGTTCCGGCAAAACGGTGACACAGCATAGCATCGCCAAATGGGCGGATGCCGACATCATCGTCTACATCGGATGCGGCGAACGCGGCAACGAAATGACCGAAGTGTTGCAGGAATTCCCGCATCTCGTGGACCCTCGGTCTGGTCGCCCGTTGATGGAGCGTACCGTCCTCATCGCCAACACTTCGAACATGCCGGTGGCGGCGCGCGAAGCGAGCATCTACACGGGCATCACCATCGCGGAATACTATCGCGACATGGGTTATCACGTCGCGTTGATGGCTGATTCAACCTCTCGTTGGGCAGAAGCGTTGCGCGAAGTTTCCGGGCGTCTCGAAGAAATGCCCGCCGAGGAAGGGTATCCCGCTTATCTCGCCGGTCGCCTTGCGGAATTTTACGAGCGCGCCGGTTACGTGGACAACTTGAACGGCACGAACGGATCCGTCAGCATCGTCGGCGCGGTCTCGCCTCCGGGCGGCGACTTCTCCGAACCGGTCACCCAGCACACCAAGCGTTTCATCCGCTGTTTCTGGGCGCTGGATAAATCGCTGGCTTCCGCTCGTCACTTCCCAGCCATCAACTGGCTGGACTCGTACAGCGAATACATCGAAGATGTGGCAAATTGGTGGCGCGAAAAAGTCGGCAAAGATTGGCTGGAGATGCGCAACAAAGCCATGGAATTGTTGAGCGAAGAAGCGCGTCTTTCGCAGATCGTTAAACTCGTCGGACCCGACGCGTTGCCCTATGCGGAACGCATGGTGTTGGAAACGACCCGTCTCATCCGCGAGGGCATCCTGCAACAGAACGCCACAGACTCAGTGGACGCGTACTCCTCCGTGGAGAAGCAGATCCGCCTCTTGGAATTGGTGCTGTATTTCCACGAGCGCGGCATGGCGATCGTCAAGCGCGGCGCGCCGATCAACCTCATTCACGATCTTCCCGTTGTGGATACCATCATCCGCGCCAAATCATCGGTCACCAACGAAGAACTGCACAAGTTGGACGATATACAAAAAATGATTGACGAGCAGATGGGTCAATTAGATGCGGAGTATAGATAATGAGCCAAGCAACAGTTTTAGGCGGTCAGGAAGTCATCGGCGTCGGTCGCATCGAAGGACCGATCATGGTCGTGGAAGGCGCCTCGAACGTCAGCTATGACGAAGTGGTTGACGTAGAGGATGCGCGCGGGCAACACCGCCGCGGACGCGTCCTCGAAGTGGGCGAAGGCTTTGCCGTAATTCAAGTGTTCGCCGGTTCTACCGGACTTTCGATTGACGGCACCCGCGTCCGCTTTTTGGGCAATACCCTCCACATGCCAGTGGCGGAGGAAATGCTCGGACGCATCTTCGACGGTTTGGGCAACCCGATTGACGGCGGACCCGAACCGCTCACCGACGTGTACCGCGACGTCAACGGTCAACCGATCAACCCGACCGCGCGTATTTATCCGCGCGATTACATCCAGACCGGCATCTCCACCATTGACGGCGTAAACACCCTCCTACGCGGGCAGAAACTTCCGTTGTTCTCCGGTGCCGGTATGCCGCACGACCAACTCGCGGCGCAGATCGTGCGCCAGGCGACGCTGGGTCGCGTGGCAGGCGCGCCGC contains the following coding sequences:
- a CDS encoding V-type ATP synthase subunit A, producing the protein MSNEVGKITWISGPVVRARGSRFVGMLELVEVGEERLVGEVIGLKGDQMTVQVYEETAGMQPGAPIFGTGLPLSVELGPGLLQSIYDGVQRPLPLIEQAVGSFINRGARFDSISREKKWMFTPKVNVGDEVKGGSVLGVVKETDTFEHRVMVHPDDAGTITWVASAGEYTINDTIAKLKTGKEEKDVTMMQRWPVRRARPFVQRRGANVPLITGQRILDTFFPVAKGGAAGIPGPFGSGKTVTQHSIAKWADADIIVYIGCGERGNEMTEVLQEFPHLVDPRSGRPLMERTVLIANTSNMPVAAREASIYTGITIAEYYRDMGYHVALMADSTSRWAEALREVSGRLEEMPAEEGYPAYLAGRLAEFYERAGYVDNLNGTNGSVSIVGAVSPPGGDFSEPVTQHTKRFIRCFWALDKSLASARHFPAINWLDSYSEYIEDVANWWREKVGKDWLEMRNKAMELLSEEARLSQIVKLVGPDALPYAERMVLETTRLIREGILQQNATDSVDAYSSVEKQIRLLELVLYFHERGMAIVKRGAPINLIHDLPVVDTIIRAKSSVTNEELHKLDDIQKMIDEQMGQLDAEYR